Part of the Anopheles coluzzii chromosome 3, AcolN3, whole genome shotgun sequence genome is shown below.
GGAAAAGATGCCACGGCACTCGTTGTGCGGGTCGTAGGCGAGCAGCCGGTGCAATCGGTACTGCTGCTCGCAGCGACAGCCCTCGCGGCAGTACATCTGCTTCAGCTCGTGCGTGCACTTCTCCCAGTGCACGTATTGCTCGAAGGGATACAGGTTCAGCAGTGCGAGCACCTCCCCCCGGGTATTGTTGGCCCAGAACGGTGCGACTACCTCCTCCTTCACGGGGCAAGCGTTACTAGAaagcagaaacaaaatgaaatccATCAATTAAGAGCTAGACATGACGCAAATCGCTAGTTGGTTGCTGCAAGATCACTTACACTCCGCGCCCATTAACGACGGGCGGTTCTTTCTGGGCCGCATCTTGGAACAGTTGCCCCTCGGGGTTGGATGTCTTCTTTACCGACGTCGAACTGCCCGTCACCGTTCCCGGGTGTGGTTTAATGCTCTCAAATCGtatcttttgctgctgctgctgctgctgtacatTGCTGGTCGACTGAATCGGCTGATGTTGTATCAACGATTCTGCCACCgttttactgctgctgctcagtgAATCGTGGTCGTCAGCAGCAATATCGTCGGATACTGTCTCTTCAGTATCTTGCCGATCATTGGGATAGCTACCGATCGTGGACTCGATCTCACCGGCCTTAGCGCCACTCTCTGTGACAGAGTTCAGGGGTTCCTTCCGATCATCTACCTTCTCGGGTGCACTGGACGAGGCGAGCTTCAGAGTGGAGGATATCTTTACAACCGTCTCTTCCACGTCTTTGTCGCCGGATGCGAAGGTCGCCTGTAACGATTCATTCGTTTCCAGCTTAGCTAGCGAAGACAGTGCGTCCATATCGATAGCTTCCGTATCCGCAGCTTGAATGGAGTTCTTGTTGGTTGGAACAACACTGGATCCAGCTACTGGGGAGATCTTGTCGGCGGTAGACGGCGTACTGGTAGTAGTtgcatgctgctgctccgcTTTGCTCTCGACTGATGGGTTTGCTTCCTGCAGCTCCAATGTGGTCTGCGTGGAGGACGGCACTGTTTGCCCTACCGATGCTGGACTACCATTTTTCGGCGGAGGTGACTCAACGGTCGTACTCGTGCCGGTACTGCTCGCAGTTGTCGTTGAAGTGCTTTTACCCGTGGTAGAGATATCACTCGACTCTACGGTCGGAGTCGTCGTGGTAGCGCTGGTTGTGGTAGTGCTACTGCTGTCAGTTGACGTGGTACTGCTCCTACTACTACTGGGCGTCGTTGTGGTTGTCGTCGTAACCGTCGTCTTCGTCTGGGTCGGTCGGAAGTGAGGCTCATTCAGCGGGATCTCATTACTCTTGTCCCGCGGATAGTGACCCGGTCCTCCATCGTAGTGGGGCGAGGAGGGCCGCAAATACTTCATCCGCTTGCCATCCCGTCCGCCGGCCGACGCAAGATGGCCGGAGGGCCTCGTGTACCGCTCCGTCGCACGATCGATATCGTCAATGTCGATCTCGTTGTTTTCAAACTCCTCCTTCAGCACCGATATGTGCCGCACGTCGCCGTACATCCGGCGCATCAGGCCCTGGTTTTCGTGCACAAACCGACGCACGGCATGCCAGGGATATGCGGAACCGGGCAGATTGCAGTACGCCTGCACGCTCAGATCGCAGGGAATGGTTTTCAGGAGCTGTGAACGTCCCCGGCGGGAGGCTCTCGTTGGGTCGCAGGATGACGCCGAATCGTATCCATAGCTCTCGGCTGTCGATACGATCGGAATcagcaaaagcaacagcagcatggtTGAAACAATGCACCAGCCCAGCAAACCACGCGTCGTTTGCCACTGGAAAGAGAAAATGGGAGAAATGAACTGTAGTGAACTACTTCAATCGGTGGAGAATTGaattttcatgtttgttttaaacataTATCTTTAAAGCCGATCGAAAGGGCCTATCATTTTAAGTTTCCCTCCTTCACTTTATAATGTCTTGTTATCGGGGATTGCGGAAGGCTTTGTTATGGTCACTTTCACCTCGCCCATGCCCACACCGTGTCGCGATCACGTGATCATCCAACACAGTTTTGGTGACGGCGCGTGACATACGCGAACCGCCGTTGAACACACGCCATGGACCTGTTGTTGCGCACGCGCAGTGTCTaat
Proteins encoded:
- the LOC120955269 gene encoding protein spaetzle 4; the encoded protein is MMAFHSDRVPSWQTTRGLLGWCIVSTMLLLLLLIPIVSTAESYGYDSASSCDPTRASRRGRSQLLKTIPCDLSVQAYCNLPGSAYPWHAVRRFVHENQGLMRRMYGDVRHISVLKEEFENNEIDIDDIDRATERYTRPSGHLASAGGRDGKRMKYLRPSSPHYDGGPGHYPRDKSNEIPLNEPHFRPTQTKTTVTTTTTTTPSSSRSSTTSTDSSSTTTTSATTTTPTVESSDISTTGKSTSTTTASSTGTSTTVESPPPKNGSPASVGQTVPSSTQTTLELQEANPSVESKAEQQHATTTSTPSTADKISPVAGSSVVPTNKNSIQAADTEAIDMDALSSLAKLETNESLQATFASGDKDVEETVVKISSTLKLASSSAPEKVDDRKEPLNSVTESGAKAGEIESTIGSYPNDRQDTEETVSDDIAADDHDSLSSSSKTVAESLIQHQPIQSTSNVQQQQQQQKIRFESIKPHPGTVTGSSTSVKKTSNPEGQLFQDAAQKEPPVVNGRGVNACPVKEEVVAPFWANNTRGEVLALLNLYPFEQYVHWEKCTHELKQMYCREGCRCEQQYRLHRLLAYDPHNECRGIFSDWFRFPSCCICKCYDMPFDFRVTSRSPRSLTKESIELVEDELQNAIYEHAADEWYRPKEHDVE